ATTATTAAAAATACTGTACCGACTATTTTATACCCAGCAACATATACCATGATTAAATTTTATATTTATCATTTAGATAAATAATGATAGCAAGCAACATTCATCGAAGATTCAGTTTTGATTGATTAATATACAAAGCATAATTTTTACATCTCGCTATTGAGATGGTTTTTCAAGCTTTTTTATGTAACAGGGGAAACGTTATGGATTGTAAAAAATCCATGTTTGCTGCTTTTTGCAGCGTTATAATAGCGGGCGTTATCAGCGCTACGCTGCCAGGGGTAGCCTTGGCCGGTGATAGCGAAAAAAAGATTTCGCTCAAACGAACCAACCCATCTGAACCTATAGGGCGCGATGCCGTCCTCTCAAAGGTCAAGTCAGAATACAAGGGGCGCGTCCTTTCCGTTCAGGAAAAGCCCCTGCCCGGCTACCCGGATTGCCATATCGTCCGTATGCTCTCCCTCGAAGGCGAATACCTAACCATCAAAGTTGCTTGCAGCGATTAGAAAAGACTCTCAAGTGACTTGAAAATATAACCAAATTACTGATTGAATACCCGATATCCGGCAGGATGATCGGGTATTTTTTATGGACTCAATTAAAAAAATGTATTGAATGTTTTTTATTCCCGTCAACCTGTTGTATGATTCAAGCGGGGTTGCAGGCTCAGGATGAGCCTTCATGCACTACCATGATATGTAATTTGCTGATAAACATGGAAAAACGAAATCATGCGCGTACTGATAATAGAAGATGAAAATATCCTCCGCGACCAGGTGGCTGACGATCTGAAAAAGAGCGGCTTCACTGTGGATACAGCGGCGGATGGTTCCCAAGGGCTTTATGTTGCACTGGAATATCCCATTGATGTGGCGGTCATTGACCTGGGCCTGCCCAGCTCCAAGGGTGCACCAGTGAATAACGAACTGGGGTTGGACATTATCCGTGCCATCCGTACCAAAGGGCTGGATTACCCCATCATTATCCTGACAGCCCGTGACCGCTGGCAAAACAAGGTGGAAGGTCTGGAAGCCGGTGCTGACGATTACATAACCAAACCGTTTCACACCGAAGAGCTCATCGCCCGCCTACGCGTGCAGTTAAGGCGCACGGGTCGCTGGACCCAGGCTGAATTCAGTTGCGGCCCCATCCGTTTGAATACATCCGAACAACGGGTGTATGTGCAGGATCAGGAAATCACCCTGACCGCCTATGAATACCGTGTACTGGAACACCTGATGCTCCATGCAGGCGAAGTCATTTCCAAAACCCGCCTGACCGATAGCCTCTACGAAGAGGACGCCGACCGTGACAGCAATGTCATTGAGGTATTTATCCGCCGCCTGCGTATCAAGCTTGACCCGGATGACAGCCTCAAGCCGATCGAAACGCTGCGCGGACGCGGTTACCGCTTTACGCTCGCACGCAACTGATAGGGAAACCTAGGGTTTTACTACATATGGTCAGCTCCTTACCTTACGCAGCCGTCAGCTTATCAGTGGCTTCGGTGTCATCATGGTTGGCATTTTGATGCTGGGCAGTATGTTGCACTGGTTCTCCTACCGCTACAAAATAGATCAGGAAAAGGATGAGCTGACCCAGATCACCTACAACATGCTGGGCTTCCTGATCTTTGAAGATGGCAAATTCGGCATCCTTAAAGATGCCGACATGGAGGAAAAGGCCAGGGAGATTATTGACGAGTACAACCTCAACGACGTGGAGCAAGGCCGGTTTGCTTACGTCATTAATGCCGCCAACTCAGAAATCATCTGGAGCGCATCCAGCCTTGGCAAACCCAGTGATCTGGTAGACCCGGACTATTACCTGTATTTTGATTTGGGTAAAGACCAGAGCCAGGAACCCAGCTTCAAACCCTTCTTCGCCCAGGGCAAACCACGCACACCCCGTGACATCTCCCGGCTGGATGACCCGACCGTCAAACAAAAATACAACCAGGAATACCTGCTGGCAGCACAAAACTTTTTCCAGGAACCTTACGGCCAGTTCCAGTTTGTGGTTGGTGAGTCCATTGCCGACATCCAGAAGGAAATGCAGGACATGCGACAGAAATTTGCCATCCTGCTGTTCCTGTCCGCCGTACTGGTATTGATTGCCCAGTTGGCACTCAGTTTCTGGGTAGTTGCCCCAATCAAGGAATTTGAAAACGAGGTCAAATCCATCGAGGCTGGGGAAAGGGAAAGCGTTGACGACCATTATCCCGAAGAGCTGATACCCGTCAAAAACGCCATCAACGCCTTGCTGAGCTATGAAAAAGGGCAAAAACAGCGTTACAAGGATTCCCTCGACGATCTGGCGCACAGCCTGAAAACACCGCTGGCGGCCATGCAAAACCAGCTTGACCAACTGGCACGAGATGTTCACAGCCCGGACAACCCACTCGGAAACAGCGTCAAGGTATTTGACTCGCAAATTTTGCGGATGCGGGAAATCATTTCACACCAGCTGCGCCGTGCGATGGTCACCAATCAGGGAGCCATGATCCTATCCCAGCCTGTACGGCCAGTCATGTTCCGCCTGCGTGACACTTTGCAAAAGGTTTACCGCGACAAGCCATTCGAGTTCCGCCTCAATGTGGACGAATACGCCAAATGCCGTATGGATGCCGAAGACATGATGGAACTGTTTGGCAACCTGTTGAACAACGCCTGCCGCTTTTGCCAGGAAATCGTGGAAGTGACTGCCCACCACGAAGGCAACATGCTGATCATCGACATTGATGACGACGGCATGGGCTTCCCTACCGATAACCCCGCCAAACTGCTGCAACGCGGTGTCCGCGAAGACAGTAAAAACGAAGGGCAAGGCATCGGCATGGCAGTCAGTACCGAGATCGTTTCAGCGATTGGCGGCAAGATCGAGTTGCAGGTATCACCGTATGTGGGCGCGCGGGTACGGCTGCACCTGCCGGTTTAATCTGTTCTACACTGCGTGATTACTGGCTGACAACCCGGATGGGCATTTTGTCCACCGCCCCTGCGGCGTCAAACACGGTCAGGTCGTAATCGCCTGCCCGGGTAAAGGTATAACGCAGCCCATCGCGTTCAGGGTCAATGCCCACCGGCTCGCCGTTAACCAGCCAAAAATACTGCCCTTCGCCTCCTTGTGCCAGCAAATCCACCGTCACCCCCAGGGTTTGCTGACCACTGGCAGTGGCTGGCAGATACAAACGGGTACTGGCATCCAGGTTGCGGATGGCCAGCTCCACCCCGCCCTGATACTGACGGGAAGTGGGGCAGGCAGGGTCAAAACCCGGCAAACGCATTTTTTCCAGCACACTGTCCGCCAGCCATGGCTGTACTTCCAGCGGCCACATCGCCACCTGACGGGAAACACGTTCAGGGACTACACATTCCGAAGTCACCCGCAAACCTGTCTGCGGGTTCACCCAATAAGTCTGCAAGCCCGCTGACCACGAGTATTGTTGCACATTAGGCAGGGTTGGCGGCACACGGCCATCCAGAGTCCAGGCTTGCAGGCGCACATGGCAATGCTTCGGCGCGGTAGTATCCGCCCGCCCCCCCAGTGGCCAGCAAATATCCACCCGCTCCACGTTGTCCGGACGGCGACGGACATTCCCGTTAACATTACCGGGCAAGGCGCGGAAAATGTCGAACAAAATCGGGCCAGCAGCATATGCCCCGAAACGCCCCGGCAACGGCGTGCCATCAGGTCGGCCTGTCCACACCCCCACCGTATAGGCATCACTTACCCCCACTGCCCAGGCGTCGCGGAAACCGTAGCTTGTGCCTGTTTTCCAGGCAATACCAGCATGGTTGACGCTGCCTTCCGGTGGCGAGACTGCCCGCAAAATATCCTGAATGATCCAGGCCGCACCCGCGCTCAACATGCGCCGTTCCACCAGCGGCTCAGCGGGCAAAAAGCGTGGCTTGATGCTGACGCCCTCACGTGCAAATGCAGTAAAACCACGCACCAAATCCTCCAGAGTCGTTCCCGCCCCACCCAGAATCACGCTCAGGTTAGGTTCCGCCTGCCCAGGAAAACGGATAGTCACCCCACCGTTGCGCAAGCGTGCCACGAAACTGGCCGGGTTCAACCGCTGCAACACATCCACCGCCGGAATGTTCAGTGATTGCTGCAACGCCTGAGCCAAGCTGACCGCGCCGGAAAAATGCCGGAAAAAATTCTGCGGCGCATAATCCTCCCGCCTGATCGGCACATCGCTGAGCAGGCTGGCGGAATGCAACAAGCCATCGTCCACCGCCATCCCGTACAGGAAGGGTTTCAGCGTGGAACCGGGGGAACGCACTGCCTGCACCATGTCCACATGCCCGAACCTGTCCGCCGCAAAAAAATCCGCCGAACCGGCATAACCACGCACATACCCTGTGCTGTTTTCCACCACCAACACCCCCGCAGAAGCGCCGGCTGGCAGGCTGCCCATGCGGGTACGCAACACATTTTCCAGCGCCCACTGAATATTCGCGTCCAGTGCTGTCTGCAACCGTGCTTGCTGGGTAGCGAATGCCTGCGCCTTCATACGTTGGGCGAACAGGGGCGCTGCCATGGGTTGGCGGAAACGCGCGCGGATCACCGGTTCCCGCAACGCATCCTCGACGGTTTCCTGCGTCCATACACCCTGCGCGGCCATGCGGCGCAAAACCTTATCGCGGTACTGCTGCGCCAGTTCAGGATGCCGATCCGGGCGCAAACGCGAAGGGGCTTGCGGCAATACCGCCAGCAGTGCCGCTTCAGCGTAGCTCAACTCCAACGCCGGTTTGTGCAGCCAGGCAAAACTGGCAGTCTGCACGCCTTCAATCGGCCCGCCAAAAGGGGCGAGGTTGAGGTAAAAGGTGAGGATTTCATCCTTGTGGTAATGCCACTCCAGTTGCAGGGCACGGAACATTTGCCGCAGCTTCCCACTGAGCGTGCGTTCATGCGGATCCAGAATACGCGCCACCTGCATGGTCAGGGTCGAACCGCCGGAAACAACCCTGCCGCCTTCAAGCCATTGCCACCCCGCCCGCGCCAGCGCCAATGGGTTAATGCCCGGATGCCGGTAAAACCAGCGGTCTTCGTACTCCAACAAGGCTTGCACATAACGCGGTGACACTTCATCCAACGTCACCGGGTAACGCCACACCCCCTCGCTGTCAGCAAATGCCCGCAACGGGGTGCGGTCTTGTGCCAGGATCAGCACGCTACGCACCCTGTCAGGGTCAGGCAACGGCCAGATGCGGTCAGCCAGCAGAAAACCCAGCAGGCACACCACCCCCGCGACTAAAAGGCGCAAGGAATAGCGGCCAACACGTTTCCAGACCACGGTTACGGAATATCCAGCTGCCCGGGCGTAACCACCCCTACCCCATTCAGTTCAGGCCGGTACATATCCTCCGCATAAGGCGGTGGAACCCTGAATTTCCCACTCGACACCACCCTCACCATGTAGAACAGGTGATGGCGGGTTTTGGCTTCCAGCGGCAAGGCGGCAAGGTAGCGGTCATCACGGAACTCCTGGGTGCGCAGCGAACTGCTGCCCATCAGCTCCATGACTGGCTTATCCATACCCTCCAGTTGCAACCCCTCCAGACTCTCATTGGTTTGCAGGTTGGTGTTTTCAATCTCGAAACCGGCGGGCAACAAATCAACCACCAGCGCGTCATTGATTTCCACTGCACTTTCCAACGCCAGATGGGTCAGCAGCAGGCTGCCCGGCTTGATGTCCCCCGTCTGCAACAGCTTGCCATCCATGCCGTACCAGTCGCGCTGGATCATGACCGGGTCGCTGTCAGGCGCGGGAGCCACATCCGGGTAACCATCCAGCGACAGGGCGACATACAACGGCTCCTGCCCTTGCGTGGCAATGCTTATGCCTTTCTGAAAATCCATCGCGGCAAGGCTCTGGTAATGGACGCCCTTGCCCGGCAAATCCACGCTACCGTCACCGATTTTCAGAGCGGCCTGCCAGCCAGCCTTGAGCTTTTCTTCCACCTTCAAACCCGCCAACAGGGTAAACAATTGCTCTTGGGTGCTGAAATAACTGCGGTTATGCAGCAAATCCGCCAGCTTGGTGATTTCGGCAGCCTGCTGGGGAATGCTCACCTGGTAACGCAACAGCAGGTAGAGCATGGCCGCCCGATCACGCAAACTGCTGCCGTAATCACCCAGGTATTTCTGTTCATCACGCGCCAGCGCCAAGCCGCGCTTGATGGCTTCATCGCCACGTTTAGGGTCGCCCGACGCCCGCAGCGCCAACCCCAAATGCACCAGCGGCAAACCGGAGGCAGCCTTGCCCGCATCCTTGTCAAACATGACTTTCAGCGTACCCGGCGATGCCCGTTTGACCCGGGAAAGCACATAAGCCGCGTAGGCGCGCGCCGCCAGGTCGAGATGATCCGGCGTATCGGAAAATTCGTAGCGGCTTTCCACATACCGTTCGCCTTCCTGCATACGCTCTTCCAGGTTTTGCAGGGTGCGTTGCAGCAACCATTCAGGAACGGTAAACCCCTGCTCTTTGGCGTCCAGCAGGAAATCCGCCACATACGGTGTCAGCCAGTATTCTTCCGCGCCGTAATTGCCCCACAGGGTGAAGCCGCCATTGGACAATTGCATCCCCCCCAGACGCAGCAAGGCGGCACTGACGCGTTCATTGCGGGTTTTCATATTGACCGGTTCCAGACCCAGTTGTTCGGTGACATTGGCATCCAGAAACAGGTAGGGCCATGCGCTACTGGTAGTTTGTTCCAGACAGCCATATGGGTACTGCAACAATCCCTGCAAGGCGCTGCGCAAGGGCAAGGGCGGCGTGGCAGCCAGGCTCAGGTTGGCATCCAAACCGGCAGACAGGAAGCCTTGCAGGTTGGCTGCATTCAGCGCCAGCGTCTCACCGGGTTTCAACTCCCGGCTCAGACCCAAATGTTTGGCCGGGTAAGCAGGCCGTACCGCAAACTGAAGCTGGCGGTGGGAAACAAAGTCCTTGCCGGTCAATTCGAGGTTAACCTGCGCCAACCCCAATGACTGCTGTGCCGCCAGCGGCAAGCGCAGGGTTTCACGCTTGCCCGCCGCCAGGGTAAGTTCGCGTTCCAGCGCCAAACCCGCCAGTAATGGATTGGCGTCGATTTTCAGTGTCACGGTTTGCGCTTCGGTCGTGGTGTTGTTTATGTCCACGGTCAGGAAACCGCTGTCGCCCACCGCCAGAAAACGCGGCGCTGCCAGACTGGCGACCACCGGCGAGGCTACTTTCATTTCCTGCTCGGCACTGCCAAAACGCTGGCTGGAGGCGGCTATCGCCATCAGGCGCAAAGTTCCGTCAAACCCGGGCAAGGGAAGATCAATTTTCGCTTTGCCATCTGCATCGAAATTTACCGCACCACTGAACAGCGACACGATTTTCACATCCGCTTGCGCCAATGAACCACCCCGGCGGATGCCAGCGTCACCACCAAAACGTTGCCGCAGTGGCGTCCCCTCCGCACCTTCGATAATTTTGCCGTAGTCATCATAGAGATTGACTTCGTATTTGTGCTGCGAGAAGAAAAAGGCAAACGGGTCAGGTGTTTTGAAATCGGTAATGCTCAAAACCCCGGCGTCGACCGCTGCGAGCGTAACAATGGCGCTTTCATTGCTGAGGTTGTCGCTGCTGACGGTTACGCTGACGGTTTTTTCCGGCAATACTTTTTCCGGCGCTTCGATACTCAGGTTCAGACGCCGGTCTTCCCTGTCCAGCGGCAGGAAAATGACGCCCAGCGCCCGGTTGGGGGCAATTTTCTGCTGGCTGCTGGCCGGGCGGAATGCAGTCACCGTGGCGTACAGGTCATGCCGATTCCAAGCTTTGTCCAGCTGGATGTCGACCGTTGTGCCTTCGGCAGACAAGCTGACCCGTTCAGACCACAACATCGACTCCCCTTCCACCGCTACGATTGCCTCACCGGCGGCAGGCGGGGTAATGGTCAGTTTGGCGATATCCCCAGCTTTGTACATAGGCTTGTCCAGCGCCAGCTCAATCTGGTCAGGGCGGGCAGCGGTATTTTCAGATTGTTCCCAATCCCAACCTGCATGGAACGGGTAAACGGCTTTCAGGCCGGTTTCCGCGTCTTCCACTTCCAGCCGGTAATAGCCGTATTGCACGGAAAACACCACTTTACCGCGTGCTTCGGCATCCAGCGTGACCTTTTGTTGCACGGTCGGGTATTCGCTGGAAATTTCCTTGCGTCGCCAGCCTTCGGCGTCGTTGTATTCCCAGAAATACTCTTTTTCTTCGCGCACCAGGGTGACCGCCAAGGGCTGGGCTGCCGGTACTGGCTGGCCTTCCGCATTGACCCGCGCCAGTTCAAAGGCGGCTTCGCCATTGCCCGCCACCGTATCCTTGCTGAACAAGGGGCGGATACCCACCAGGTTTTGGGTTGGCCAAAAGGGCACATCCAGCTTGCGCACGACGCCGCGCCCACCAGTTTCATGCAGCTCGCCCACCACGCTCAAAGTCAGGGGGGAATTGATCTTGCCTGCCAGCGGCGGGATTTCCAGAAAGCCGCCACCGGTTTCATTGAGCACCAGCTCCGGTAAATCTTCACGGCTCACCAGCTTGTTATCCGCCGGGTCGCCGAAATAATAGTCCTTGAAACTATCCAGCGGGTGCTGGTTCACGCTGACAGTACGCACTGCCGTGAGTTTGTTGCCACTGGCAGGAGCACCGTACAAATAGTCGCCTTGCGCCGCCACGATCAGCGTTTCACCGCTGGTCAGCAACTTGTCTTCCGTGCTCAGGGCAAGCTTCATGCGTTCCGGCATGAACTCTTCCACATGAAAGGTAAACGTGTTGACCGGTGATTCATCTTTGGCATTGATTCGGAGTTCCGCTTTCCAGCTTCCGGTCGGGGCATCAGCGGGAATCGGCAGCCGCCAGGAAAAGTAACCCAGCGCGGGGTTGGTGGCCACCAGGTTCTCTTCCAGCAACAATTTAGTGTCGGGGCGGACAATCCGCAGGTGCAGGTTCTTGCCCGGAACCGGCTGGCCATCCCGGTTGCGGAGCAGGATCGACAAGTCCATGTTTTCACCGGGGCGGAACAGGTCGCGGCTGCTGTAAACAAACGGCGCAATCGGTTTGTCCGGCAAGCCTTCGACCTGGTATTCCGACAAATCCAGCGCCGCGTCCCGCAAATCCAGGAATGCAAACTGATTCCCCACCTGTGCTGTCAGCAGCAAGCCACCCTGTGGCCGGTGTACGAAACTGACATGCCCGCGCTCATCTGCTGCCAGCGACAGAGTTTCCTTTTCCCCCCGCAGTTTCAGCTGTACGCCCGACAGGGGTTTGCCGCTATCCAAAGCATTGGTGAAAACCTCCAGCCCACGCGGATACAAGCGGACGTGCAAACCGATGTTGGTGACAATAAACTGCGTAATCCGGTAGGCATCATCGCTGAAGCGCCCCGGTTCGCGCATGACGGCAAAATATAGGCCGGGCGTTTTTAGTTCCGGGATATTCTCGACCGGAATCAGCAATGAAGTGCGCGCATTGGGCTTGGCATCAGTCACATAGCGCTGGGCGTGGACGCTTTCCGTCACCCGATGGATGTCTTCCAGCTGCCATTGGGACAGGCGCTCACCCAACGATACCGTTTGTAGCATTTCCGGCAGCTTGTCCGGTTGCACCCGCAGAAATTCAATATCCAGCTCCGGCACATTGACTACCCTGATCGGCAGCCCACCGGTCAATTTGGCAGGCAAAATACTACCCGTAGTGGCGAAATCAAATGCAGGTTTGACATCACGGGTTTTGACGGTGTAGTCAACCGGCTTTTGCAGCTTCAGGTCATTTTTACTGGCGACACCAGGCCGCACTTGTATGCGGTATTCCGTCTGCGGCTTGATATTGCTGAAAAAAAGCCGCCGCGTTTCACTTGCCAGCACCCAGCTTCCCTCCACCATCTTGCCGCCAGCGGTCAGGGTAATGAAGCTGTTATAATCTTCGGTCGACCGGAGATCCTGGGAAAAGGTAATGGCTAGCGCCGGGCTGGTGTCCAGGGAGCGTTCGGAAACGTCCACCACCAGCATCTGCGTCAGCAATTCTTCATTGGTGTAACCCGGCAGGGCAGCTGGCTCAGCAGTTTTTGGGGTTGCCTCCGGCGGTGAAGCGGCATCTTCTGTAGCCCCGGCAGATATGCCCAACAACAGGCAGGCCAACAGACACACGAACCAAATTGGGGGAACCAGACGGCGAACATGAAAACCCATTATTATTCTCCATCCCTGCAAGGCAAGATGTATGATTGAATGATCAGTATAGACTTTCACGTTAAGGGAAAGTTGCGCTAAACACAAGAGGATGAAAGCAGGCGGGAAGAAGAGGAAAGTGGCGACCCTACGGGGATTCGAACCCCGGTTACAACCGTGAAAGGGTCGTGTCCTAGGCCTCTAGACGATAGGGTCGCTGATGTAAACTTGCTGTGAAGATAGCTGGAAAAGTGGCGACCCTACGGGGATTCGAACCCCGGTTACAACCGTGAAAGGGTCGTGTCCTAGGCCTCTAGACGATAGGGTCGCTGATGTAAACTTCCAATCTACCTGTGGTCACTGTCTCTTGGGGAGAACAGGACGATGGTGGACAACCCGGCAAAAAGGAGTAAAAAACCGAGTGGTACTGCCATCAAAAACATTTTCGCCAACTCGTCACTGTCTGCGAACATGAAGCCGAATCCGAATATAAGACCGACGACTGTAATCACCAGACCAGCAATGAAGCTGTAACGACCAATGCGATCCATACAAAAACCTCTCGCAGCGGTCAAGGTTGGTGGAGCTAATCGGGATCGAACCGATGACCTCTACAATGCCATTGTAGCGCTCTCCCAGCTGAGCTATAGCCCCACGGCGAAAGAGAGGCGAATTCTGAGGGAATCCGCCCCCTCTGTCAAGAGCCTTTTAACGAATTTGCAAAGATTGCTTTGTGCACATCGCCAAGGCTGATAATGCCCATCAATTTGGTTCCCTGCACTACCGGGATGCGGCGTATTTTCTGTACACACATGAGGGAAACAGCCTTCATGACAGGCATATCCGGACTGGCGGAAGCGACCAGTTTGCTCATGATGTCACCCGTTTTGAGCATCAGTGCATCACTGTAATCTTTTTCCATTTTCTCGAAATCAGGCGCTCCTTCCTCACGTGCAACATCAGAAATGTCAGGAAACATTTTCCGCAGCACATCTTTTTCAGATACAACACCTACGACATTGTTGTTGTCATCGACCACAGGCAGACCACTGATCTTGTTGAAGCACATGACCTCAACAATATCCCGTACCGGGGTGTCTGCTTTGGCCGTTTTCACGTTTGTAGTCATGATGTCTTTGACTTTCATCTGTTTCCTCACTGACAACGGTTATCACGCCAGAATCCTGATTCCAGCTTCGGTTATTGGCATTCGCCAGTTATTACTACGTGTAAAATAGCACGAAACATCACTCATCAATACTAGCTTTTAGGGATGCTCCGTTCATCATTCAAGGCATAGCTTGTATAAAACTGATAGCCCGCAGGATGCGCGCCAAAGTGCGTTCGCGTCCAATCAGTTCCAGGGTGATTTCCAACGACGGCGAAGAAGCCCCACCCGTGGTTGCGACACGCAGTGGCGGCCCTACCTTGCCCAGTTTCACACCCAGTTTTTCACAGGCAGCCTGGATAGCGGTATGGATAGGCCCCCCCTTCCACTCGGCCAGGCTCGCCAGTTCATTATGCACAACTTGCAGGTTATCAGCCGTATCAGCCTTGAACTGCTTCTTGACCGCACTCTCGTCAAATGCAGCAAAATCTTCGTAGAAATAACGGCTAATAGCGACTATTTCAACCAAAGTCTTGGCACGTTCACGCTGGGCATTGATCACATCCGCCACTGTCGGGCCGTTCGCAACGTCCAGATTCTGTGCCTGTATATGCCATTGCAACTGCTTTTCGAGTTCTTCCACTGGAAGGGTCTTGATGTAATGCTGGTTCAGCCACAGCAGCTTGTCAGCATTGAAGGCGGAGGGTGCACGGTTGATAGCCGCCAGTGAAAACAATTCAATCATTTCCTTGCGGGAGAAAATCTCCTGATCACCATTTGACCAGCCCAGACGCACCAGATAATTCAATAACGCCTGCGGCGTGTAGCCGTCATCACGGTATTGCATAACACTGACGGCTCCGTGGCGCTTGGACAAGCGCTGGCCATCACAGCCCAGAATCATCGGCACATGCGCGAATTTGGGTGGTTCAAACCCTAACGCTTTCATGATATTGATCTGGCGTGGCGTGTTGTTGATGTGGTCATCACCCCGGATAACGTGCGTTATGTTCATGTCGATGTCGTCCACCACCACCGTCAGGTTGTAGGTTGGCGTACCGTCAGACCGGGCGATGATCAGATCGTCCAGTTCCTTGTTGCCGACAGTGATTTTGCCGCGCACCAGGTCTTCAAATTCTACCGCACCATCCTGTGGGTTACGGA
The sequence above is drawn from the Thiothrix nivea DSM 5205 genome and encodes:
- the gltX gene encoding glutamate--tRNA ligase, whose amino-acid sequence is MNVRTRFAPSPTGYLHIGGARTALFSWLYARKTGGTFILRIEDTDRERSTQASVDAILEGMDWLGLEYDEGPFYQTQRFDRYRQVIQQLLDSGHAYRCYCSKDELEQMREAQMARKEKPRYDGRCFGRTDAPAGVEPVIRFRNPQDGAVEFEDLVRGKITVGNKELDDLIIARSDGTPTYNLTVVVDDIDMNITHVIRGDDHINNTPRQINIMKALGFEPPKFAHVPMILGCDGQRLSKRHGAVSVMQYRDDGYTPQALLNYLVRLGWSNGDQEIFSRKEMIELFSLAAINRAPSAFNADKLLWLNQHYIKTLPVEELEKQLQWHIQAQNLDVANGPTVADVINAQRERAKTLVEIVAISRYFYEDFAAFDESAVKKQFKADTADNLQVVHNELASLAEWKGGPIHTAIQAACEKLGVKLGKVGPPLRVATTGGASSPSLEITLELIGRERTLARILRAISFIQAMP